DNA sequence from the Halorussus limi genome:
CGCGTCCAGAATCCCGTCGATGTCCTGGTTCGCGACGGCGATGTAGAAGTCGATTATCTTGTTCTGAATGAACTCGTCCACCCGGCCCGACATGCCGAAGTCGTAGAAGACGATGGTGCCGTCGTCCCGAACCGCGAGGTTACCGGGATGGGGGTCGGCGTGGAAGACGCCGTCTTCCAGCAGCATCTGGAGGTACGCCTCCTGCAAGTTGACCGCGAGTTGGTGGCGGTCGATACCCACCGCGTCGAGTTCCTCCACGTCGTTTATCTTCGTGCCGGTGACGTACTCCATCGTCAGCACGCGCCGCCCGGAGTGAGAGTCGATTACCGCGGGAATCGCCACGTCGTCGTTGCCCTCGAAGTTCGACCGAATCTCTTCGAGCATGGCGGCCTCGCGGTCGTAGTCCATCTCTTGGCGAATCGTCCGGCCGAACTCGTCGGCGAGGTTCTCCAGCGAGAACGCCCGGGCCTGTCCGAGAAACCGGAGCAGAATCGGGAGCGACCACCGGATGACTCGCAGGTCGGCGTTGACCAGTTCCTCGATGTTCGGCCGTCGGACCTTCACGGCGACCGCCTCGCCGTCGATTTCGGCGGTGTAGACCTGCCCGAGACTCGCGCCGGAGATAGCGTCGGTGTCGAACTCGTCGAACCGCTCCTCGATGGGTCCGACCTCGTCTTCGAGGACCGCCCGCGCCTCGGCCCAGTCGGCGGGCGGCACCTCGTCCTGTAGCTTCGACAGCACGTCGACGTACTCCGGCGGTAGAACGTCCGGCCGCGTCGAGAGCAGTTGGCCGAGTTTGATGAACGTCGGGCCTAGCGTGAGCAGCGACTCCAGCAGGGTGTTGGCTCGCTCGACGCGCGTCCGGCTATCGACTCGGCGGCGACTGCCGAACAGCAGGTACCGGCGGCGGTCGCGGGCGTAACTCAGCAACAGCGGCAGGAAGTGGTACGCGACGACGAAGAACCGCCGGTACGCACGGAGGTTAGCCAGTGTGACCACCCCGCGACGTCACCGACTCTCGATGGGAATGCTCCGTTCCGGAGTCGCCTCGCGCTTCGGCAGGCGAATCTCCAGCACGCCGCGGTCGATGGTCGCCTCCGCGTCCGCGCCGGTGGCGTCCGGCGGGAGGGGCAGGTCGGCGTCGAGGAACAGCGAGCGGTCCTCTCGGAGGTACGAGAACTCCATCGGTACGTCCTTCTCGCGGCGCGCCTCGATTTCGAGTCGCCCGTCGGTGACGCCTACGTCCACCGTCTCCTCGTTGGCCCCCGGCAGGTCGATGACCAGCAGGTAGGCGTCGTCGCTCTCCAGCAGGTCGGCGAACACCGCGTCCGGCAACTCCCGCATGGCCTCACGAAGCGCTGACATACCTCCGTGTTAGGACGGCGGGGCGAAAAAGGGTGTGGTCGCGGTCTGCGGGGCCTTCCCACACGTTTTTGGCCGCGGACGGCCGATTTCCACCTATGAGCGAAGAACAACCGGACCGGAAGCAGTCCGGGTTCAAGGACAAGACCCGCGTCGGCGAGGCCCGCGAGCGCCTCCTCGACGCGATTGCGCCCCACGACCGGACCGAGACGGTCCCGCTGCGGGCCGCGGACGGTCGGGCGCTCGCCGAGGAGGTCGTCGCAGAGCGCAACGTCCCTCACTACCCCAGAGCCGCGATGGACGGCTACGCGGTCCGCGCCGCCGACACCTTCGGCGCGAGCGACCGGTCGCCCGAGGTGCTTCGGAGCGCCGAGGAGATGGGTCCCGAGAGCGCGGTCCGCGTCCACACCGGGAGCGAACTCCCCGAGGGCGCGGACAGCGTGGTGATGATAGAGCAGGTAGACGAGTTCGGTGACGACGTGGAGGTCTTCGACGCCGTGGCCGAGGGCGAGAACGTCGCGCCGGTCGGCGAAGACGTAGAGTCCGGCCAGCACCTCTACGACCCCGGCCACCGCCTTCGGCCCTCGGACCTCGGCCTGCTCAAGTCCGTGGGCGTCGATACCGTCGAAGTCCGCGAGCGCCCGACGGTCGGGGTGATTCCCACGGGCGAGGAACTGGTCCAGTCCGACCCCGACCCCGGCGAAGTCGTCGAGACGAACGGACTGACGGTCTCTCACTACGTCGAGCGGTGGGGCGGCCGAGCGACCTACCGCGACGTGGTGACCGACGACCGCGACGCGCTCCGGGCGGCCGTCCAGCGCGACCTGACGAAGGACGTGGTGGTCACGACCGGCGGGTCCTCCGTCGGGGAACGCGACCTGCTCCCCGAAGTCGTCGCGGACCTCGGCGAGATTCTGTTCCACGGGGTCGCGCTCAAGCCCGGCCACCCCGTCGCGGTAGGTATCGTGGAGGAGACGCCCGTCATCATGTTGCCGGGGTATCCCGTGGCCTGCATCGTCAACGCGGTCCAGTTCCTCCGGCCCGCGCTGAAGGCGGTCGGCGGCCTTCCCGACGAGGGGTTCCCGACCACCGACGCGCGACTCGACCGGAAGATCCGGAGCGAACCGGGCGTCCGGACCTTCGCGCGGGTGCAACTGGAGACGGACGCAGACGGCGAGCGCGAGGCGAAGCGTGCCTCGGAGGACGCGAGCAGTGACGAACCGCGAGCGAAGGTAGCGACGCCGACCAGAGCCTCCGGGTCGGGCGTGCTGTCGAGCGTGGCGCTCGCCGACGGATGGGTCGAGGTACCCGAGGGCCGCGAGGGGATTCCGGAGGGCGAGACCGTCGCGGTGCAGGACTGGGAGTGGTCTGCGTGAATCGTTTCCCTCCGTGTCCTACGGTCGATGGGAACCGCTCGACAGTAACGCAGCCACCGACTCCACGGACGAAACTGGGAGCTGATAGCCGATGACCGACCGAAAGGAGTTCAGGGACCTCGCGGACCCCGACGACGCCAGAGACGCCATCGCATCGCTCGACCTCGCGCCCGAACCGGAAGCGGTCCCGCTCGCCGAGGCCCGCGGCCGCGTCCTCGCCGAGCGCATCGACGCTGGCCTCGACGTGCCGGGGTTCGACCGCGCGAGCATGGACGGCTACGCGGTGCGCGCCCGCGACACCTTCGGCGCGGACGAGACCGACCCCGCGAGCCTCGACCTCGTAGGAACCGTCCACGCGGGCGAGGAACCCGACGTGGAAGTGAGCGAGGGCCGAGCCGTCGAAATCTCGACCGGCGCGGTGATGCCGCCGGGCGCGGACAGCGTGGTGATGGTCGAGCGCACCGAGGAGTCGGAAGATGGCGACTCGGTTCTCGTCCGGGCCGCCGTCGCGCCCGGAGACAACGTGATGCTCGCGGGCGCGGACGTGGCCGCCGGCGAGAGCGCGCTCGGCCCCGGAACTCGACTCACGGCCCGCGAAATCGGCCTGTTGTCGGCGCTCGGCGTCGACTCCGTGCCGGTCCGGGGGACGCCGACGGTCGGTATCGTCTCGACCGGCGACGAGTTGGTCCGGCCCGGCGAAGCGGTCGATAGCGCGGCGGGCCAGATTTACGACGTCAACAGCTACACCATCGCGGCCGCAGTGGAGGAGGCGGGCGGCGAGCCGAAACTCTACCCGCACGCCGGCGACGACTACGACGAGATGGAGGAGATTCTGCGGTCGGCCGCCGACGAGTGCGACCTCGTCCTCTCGTCGGGGTCTACGAGCGCGAGCGCGGTGGACGTCATCTATCGGGTCATCGAGGAGCGGGGCGAACTGCTCCTCCACGGCGTCGCGGTCAAGCCCGGAAAACCGATGCTGGTCGGGCGAGTGGGCGACTCCGCCTACGTCGGCCTGCCGGGCTATCCCGTCTCGGCGCTGACCATCTTCCGGACGTTCGTCGCGCCCGCGATTCGGCGGGCCGCCGGGGTTCCGGAACCCGCGACGGCGACCGTCGAGGCCCGGATGGCGACCGAGGAGCGCTACGGCGAGGGGCGGATGCGGATGATGCCGGTGGGGCTGACCGAGACTGGCGAGGCGCAAAGCGCTTCGAACGCGAGTAGCGCGGAGCGAGACTCCGCGAGCGGCGACCTGCTGGCCTACGTCGTGGACAAGGGCAGCGGCGCGACGACGAGCCTCGTGGAGGCCGACGGCGTGGTCGAGGTTCCGGCCGACACCGCCTACGTCGCCGAGGGCGAGACCGTCGAGGTGCAACTGTTCTCGCCCGACGTTCGCCCGCCGACGGTGCTGGGCGTCGGCGAGGACGACCCCGCGCTCGCCCGCCTGCTCGATACGCTGGAGCGCCCGCGCTACCTCTCGGTCGGGTCGCGCGAGGGCCTACGCCGACTCCGGGACGGCGTGCCGGACTTCGCGGTCACGTCGGCCGACGACCGGGGCGTCGACGCGACCGAACTCGGCGCGTACTCCCGCGAGTGGGGACTGGTCGTGCCCGCCGGGAACCCCGAGGAAATCGCGGGACTCGCGGACCTCGTGGACCGCGACCTCCGATTCGTCAACCGGGGGTCGGACTCGGGCCTGCGGACCAATCTCGGTAACGCGTTCGCGGCCCTCGCCGACGAGCGCGGGACGACGCGCCACGACCTCGTGGAGTCCATCGACGGCTTCGAGTTGGCCGCCAAGGCCCACGAGAGTCCCGCCAGAAAAGTCGCCGCCGGGCGGGCCGACGCCGGACTCGGCTTGCGCGCCACCGCCGAGAAGTTGGGACTGGGTTTCGTTCCGGTCGGCACCGAGACGGTCCGGGTGCTGGCGAACCCCGACCGCGCGGAGAAGTCCGGCGTCCGAGAACTCGACGCCGCGCTGGGCGAGCGACTGGACGCCGTCCTCGCGGACCTGCCGGGGTTCGACCGGTAACGCCCGGCGGCCCTCACTTCGAGTTCGCCGTCGCGAGCAGTTCGTCGAACGTTTCGACGCGGTAGTCGCCGAGGACGCACTGCTCGCGGCGGTGGTGGCCGTGGCGCTCGACGTGGATGGCGTCGAGGCCCGCGTTCCACGCCGCGCCCACGTCGCTCGCGCCGTCGCCCGCGTAGACACCGTCGGACCGGAGGTCCGACGAGCCTCCGCTCGCCTTGCTCGCGGAGACCCCCTCGTGTCCGTTCTCGCGGACCCCCATCTGCTCTATGGCGTGGTGGAGCGGCGCGGGGTCGGGCTTCCAGCCTAGTTCCTCGTCGCAGCAGATGATCGTGTCGAACCAGTCGCGGATGCCGAGTTCGTCAAGCACGGGGTCGGCGAGGAACGGCTGGCAGTGGGTGACGAGTCCGACCGGACAGTCCAACTCGCCGACGAACGCGGCGTCGTCGTAGAGGTAGGTCTCCTCGGCCCGGCGCTGGGGGTCCTCGATGTCGTGGAACACCGGCCAGAAGTCCTCGGGGTCGATGCCCCACTCGCGCAACTGGTCGTTGCGGTTCCCGCCGAGACCGTGCCAGAGGATTTCGGCCTCGCGGTCGGAGAACTCCCGGCCGAGACGGTCGCCGACCCTGTCGAACACCGAGCGGGGATACGACCAGTCCACGTCGATGAGGGTGCCGTCCAAGTCGAGCAGCCAGTAATCGTACTCACGGGCGACCATAGGGACAACGGAGTAAGCGCTCGGGTAATTTAAACGTTTTCCGAATTCGTTACTTCTGACACCTATCCCGACTGCACCTCGACGGAACTGCCGAGGTACTTGTTCAACACCGCCGACACCGAGTCGTCGTTGAACGTCTCTAAATCCGCCCGAATCTCGTCCTTCAGCGCTTCCAGATACTCCTCGTCGGTCTCCAGCGCGCGGTACTCGACCGACAGCACGGTCACGTCCAGCGCCTCCTCGGTCAGTCGCCGGAAGTGGCGCTCGTCGTTTATCTCCCCGCGCCAGAGGTTGTCACGGAAGAACAGCCACCCTTCCTCGCCCGGCGGGTCGGCGTCGCGGGCGAGTCGGGTCTCGAACTCGTTCGGTTCGACCGAGACGCCCCCGACCGCGGGGTCGAGGCGGAACCGCACCGCGAAGACGTAGCGGGCGTCCATGCTCGTCAGCGCAGGTCGTCGGTCAGTTCCGCCATGTTCAGGTCGTCCTCGGTGATGCCGCCCGCCTCGTGGCTGGTGAACCGGACCTCGACCTCGTCGTACCGAATCTCGATGGTCGGGTGGTGGAACTCCTCCTCGGCGAGTTCACCGACCTCGCTGGCGAACGCGACGCCTTCGAGGTAGTCGTCGAACTCGTACACGCGGACGATTTCGTCGTCCACGCGCTCCCACTCGTCGGGCAGTCCGGACTCTATCTCGTCGTCGGAAAGCAGGTCTGCCATGGGTAGCGGTTCGGGGTTCTCGGTCAAAAAGGTCGGTGCCGAGACGGACTGCCGGGACGCAGGTCAGTCGTCGTCGGCGATTATCTCTCGCACGTCCTCGGGCATCTGTTCGGCCGCCTCGTCGGGAATCTCGCCGCCGAACTGCTCGCGGACGAACTCCGGGGGCGCTCGGCCGTTCGATCCCTCCGAGTCGCCTCGCTCGCCGAAGTCGGGGTCGAACAACTGGAGCGCCGTGTTGATGGTTCCCCAGTCGTCGTCCGCGGCGGCGTCGCGCAGGCTCTTCGTCGGCGGCGCGAGGAGTTGCGAGACCAGCGCGTCGGCCATCGAGGCGACGACGTCCCGCTGGTCGTCCGAGAGGTCGCCGTGGGCGTCGAGTTTCGAGAGGGCCTCCGAGAGTTCCTGCTCCTTGACGCGCTCGGCGCTCTCGTACATCGCCGAGATGACCTCGTCGGCGCGCTTGCGCTTGTAGCTCTCCAGCAGGTGTTCGAACTCCCGGTCTATCATCGCCTCGACCGACTCGGCGGCCGTCCGGCGACGGCGCTCGGTCTCGTCGGTCACCGACTCCAGCGCCGCCATGCCGTAGACGGTTACGCCGTCGACCGCGTCCGCGGCGGGCGAGACGTCCCGCGGTTGGGCGATGTCCACGACGACGGTCTCGCCGGTCTCCCGGAGGTCGTCGGCGCCGAGGACGTGACCCTCGCTCCCGGTCGCCGTGACGACCACGTCGGCCGCGTCGAGCGCGGAGGGGAGTCCGTCGAGCGCGACCGCCAGCGCCTCGTCGTGGGCCACCGTCTCCGTGAGTTCGGTCGCGCTGTCGAGCGACCGGTTCGCGACGTACAGCGTCTCGACGGGGGCGTCGGCGAGCGCGTGGGCCGCGATGGTGCCCATCTCGCCCGCGCCGACGACCAGCGCCGTCGCGCCGTCGAGGACGGTCCGCTCGTCCAGCAGTTTCACCGCCGCGCTCCCGACCGACACCGCGCCGTCGTTGATGGCGGTCTCGGTTCGGGCGCGCTCGCCCACGTGGATGGCCTTGGTCACCGCGTCGTCGAGCATCGGGCCGACCGCGCCGGCCTCGCGGGCCGACTCGTAGGCGTCACGGACCTGTCCGAGAATCTGGTCCTCGCCGAGGACGAGCGATTCGAGTCCGGCCGCGACCCGCATGAGGTGGCGGAGGCTCTCGCCGTGGCCCATCTCCACGACCGAGTGGTCGCCCACGTCGGGCGCGAAGTCCGCCAGCACGGCCCGGCCGGTCGCGGCCGCGCCGGTCACGACGTAGGCCTCGAAGCGATTGCACGTCTGAAGCGCGAACGCCTCTTGGACGCCCGGCACGTCCACGAGTCGGCGGAGGACCGCGGACTCGTCGGCGTGACAGGCCGCCTCCACGTCGTCCAGACTCGCGCGGTCGTGGCTGATTCGAATCCCGGAGACGACGCCGGTCGC
Encoded proteins:
- a CDS encoding ABC1 kinase family protein, whose amino-acid sequence is MVTLANLRAYRRFFVVAYHFLPLLLSYARDRRRYLLFGSRRRVDSRTRVERANTLLESLLTLGPTFIKLGQLLSTRPDVLPPEYVDVLSKLQDEVPPADWAEARAVLEDEVGPIEERFDEFDTDAISGASLGQVYTAEIDGEAVAVKVRRPNIEELVNADLRVIRWSLPILLRFLGQARAFSLENLADEFGRTIRQEMDYDREAAMLEEIRSNFEGNDDVAIPAVIDSHSGRRVLTMEYVTGTKINDVEELDAVGIDRHQLAVNLQEAYLQMLLEDGVFHADPHPGNLAVRDDGTIVFYDFGMSGRVDEFIQNKIIDFYIAVANQDIDGILDALIEMGTLSPDADRATMGKVMELAIEDARGEDIETYRVQQIVEQVEDTIYEFPLRLPSNLALVLRVATVVEGVCVTLDPDFDFISVATDYLSAQGYREESIKQFASETGDQIQRSIQSSVRVPPKLESALDRIERDDFYVRADVEDGNDVFAKLAKRLVYGMLLASGAFSTAFLYALTSVEAAAVAAAFSLVIAALLYRTFRERKGTRVTPQFTRHEMRQRRGGE
- a CDS encoding Hsp20/alpha crystallin family protein, coding for MSALREAMRELPDAVFADLLESDDAYLLVIDLPGANEETVDVGVTDGRLEIEARREKDVPMEFSYLREDRSLFLDADLPLPPDATGADAEATIDRGVLEIRLPKREATPERSIPIESR
- a CDS encoding molybdopterin molybdotransferase MoeA, with translation MSEEQPDRKQSGFKDKTRVGEARERLLDAIAPHDRTETVPLRAADGRALAEEVVAERNVPHYPRAAMDGYAVRAADTFGASDRSPEVLRSAEEMGPESAVRVHTGSELPEGADSVVMIEQVDEFGDDVEVFDAVAEGENVAPVGEDVESGQHLYDPGHRLRPSDLGLLKSVGVDTVEVRERPTVGVIPTGEELVQSDPDPGEVVETNGLTVSHYVERWGGRATYRDVVTDDRDALRAAVQRDLTKDVVVTTGGSSVGERDLLPEVVADLGEILFHGVALKPGHPVAVGIVEETPVIMLPGYPVACIVNAVQFLRPALKAVGGLPDEGFPTTDARLDRKIRSEPGVRTFARVQLETDADGEREAKRASEDASSDEPRAKVATPTRASGSGVLSSVALADGWVEVPEGREGIPEGETVAVQDWEWSA
- a CDS encoding molybdopterin biosynthesis protein, translated to MTDRKEFRDLADPDDARDAIASLDLAPEPEAVPLAEARGRVLAERIDAGLDVPGFDRASMDGYAVRARDTFGADETDPASLDLVGTVHAGEEPDVEVSEGRAVEISTGAVMPPGADSVVMVERTEESEDGDSVLVRAAVAPGDNVMLAGADVAAGESALGPGTRLTAREIGLLSALGVDSVPVRGTPTVGIVSTGDELVRPGEAVDSAAGQIYDVNSYTIAAAVEEAGGEPKLYPHAGDDYDEMEEILRSAADECDLVLSSGSTSASAVDVIYRVIEERGELLLHGVAVKPGKPMLVGRVGDSAYVGLPGYPVSALTIFRTFVAPAIRRAAGVPEPATATVEARMATEERYGEGRMRMMPVGLTETGEAQSASNASSAERDSASGDLLAYVVDKGSGATTSLVEADGVVEVPADTAYVAEGETVEVQLFSPDVRPPTVLGVGEDDPALARLLDTLERPRYLSVGSREGLRRLRDGVPDFAVTSADDRGVDATELGAYSREWGLVVPAGNPEEIAGLADLVDRDLRFVNRGSDSGLRTNLGNAFAALADERGTTRHDLVESIDGFELAAKAHESPARKVAAGRADAGLGLRATAEKLGLGFVPVGTETVRVLANPDRAEKSGVRELDAALGERLDAVLADLPGFDR
- a CDS encoding HAD family hydrolase; this encodes MVAREYDYWLLDLDGTLIDVDWSYPRSVFDRVGDRLGREFSDREAEILWHGLGGNRNDQLREWGIDPEDFWPVFHDIEDPQRRAEETYLYDDAAFVGELDCPVGLVTHCQPFLADPVLDELGIRDWFDTIICCDEELGWKPDPAPLHHAIEQMGVRENGHEGVSASKASGGSSDLRSDGVYAGDGASDVGAAWNAGLDAIHVERHGHHRREQCVLGDYRVETFDELLATANSK
- the lwrS gene encoding LWR-salt protein, whose translation is MDARYVFAVRFRLDPAVGGVSVEPNEFETRLARDADPPGEEGWLFFRDNLWRGEINDERHFRRLTEEALDVTVLSVEYRALETDEEYLEALKDEIRADLETFNDDSVSAVLNKYLGSSVEVQSG
- a CDS encoding 4a-hydroxytetrahydrobiopterin dehydratase codes for the protein MADLLSDDEIESGLPDEWERVDDEIVRVYEFDDYLEGVAFASEVGELAEEEFHHPTIEIRYDEVEVRFTSHEAGGITEDDLNMAELTDDLR
- the hemA gene encoding glutamyl-tRNA reductase → MSAATGVVSGIRISHDRASLDDVEAACHADESAVLRRLVDVPGVQEAFALQTCNRFEAYVVTGAAATGRAVLADFAPDVGDHSVVEMGHGESLRHLMRVAAGLESLVLGEDQILGQVRDAYESAREAGAVGPMLDDAVTKAIHVGERARTETAINDGAVSVGSAAVKLLDERTVLDGATALVVGAGEMGTIAAHALADAPVETLYVANRSLDSATELTETVAHDEALAVALDGLPSALDAADVVVTATGSEGHVLGADDLRETGETVVVDIAQPRDVSPAADAVDGVTVYGMAALESVTDETERRRRTAAESVEAMIDREFEHLLESYKRKRADEVISAMYESAERVKEQELSEALSKLDAHGDLSDDQRDVVASMADALVSQLLAPPTKSLRDAAADDDWGTINTALQLFDPDFGERGDSEGSNGRAPPEFVREQFGGEIPDEAAEQMPEDVREIIADDD